GGGTAGTGTAAAAGACCTTACGGTTATAGAAAAACCAACCGAAAATGAACCGGGTATTGGCAGGTTTGTATTTTCAGACAGATATTCAGTTTTTGACTGGGGTGAGATGCCTGACCACATATCAAAAAAAGGACAGGCAATATGTATTGCTACAGCTTATTACTTTGAGAAACTTGAGCAATCTGGTATAAAGACTCACTATCTTGGTCTTATTGAAGATGGGAAGACAAAACGCCTGAATGATTTGAAAACACCATCTGATACGATGGAGGTCAAATTGCTCAGAGTAATAAAACCTGAGCTCAAAGGTGATAATAAATATGATTATTCAATTTATAAAAAAGAGAAAAGAAATTTTTTAATCCCACTTGAGGTTATTTATCGTAATGCCCTGCCCGCAGGTTCTTCGGTATTTAAGCGTTTAAAGGAAGGGACAATTAAACCCTCGGATATTGGATTTGACAGAATTCCAGAGCCCGGGCAAATACTTAAAAACCCGATATACGATGTATCAACAAAACTTGAAATAACAGATAGGTATTTGACCTGGGATGAAGCGAAAGAAATATCTAATCTTTCTGATGAAGAACTTGTTCAAATGAAAAAAATATTATCTTTTGTCAATGAACTCATTAACAAGGAGACACAAAAACTCGGATTATTTAATGAAGATGGTAAAATTGAACTTGGATTTGATGAGAATAGAAATTTCGTCCTCGTTGATGCTTTGGGAACACTTGATGAATGTCGATTTACTTTTGATGGAATGCCTGTAAGCAAAGAGATAGCACGGATTTATTATCGTAAAACCGATTGGTTTAAAGATGTGGAGGAGGCAAAAAAGAAAGACCGGGTACACTGGAAATCCATCGTCCGAACCAAACCACCCCATCTACCAGAAGAATTATATAAAGGTATCTGTTTAATATATCAGGCTTATGCAAATGAACTAACTGGTAAAAAATGGTTTGATGCACCTTCTTTAAGGAAGATTTTAGAAGATATAAAAAAATGGGTATTGTAAAGTATATAACCAATCGGTTATTATTTAAAAAGAAGGGAGGTCGTTGATGCGGTCAAACTCTGAAAAAATAGGTATTATTGGATACGGGTCTTATCTACCCCGGTACCGAATAAAGGTTGAAGAGATTGCAAAACAATGGGGTAGAGACCCAGAAACGATTAAAAAAGGATTAGCATTGAAAGAAAAGACCGTGCCCGGAATGGACGAAGATACAATTACCATTTCAGTCGCCGCCGCAAAAAATGCCTT
This candidate division WOR-3 bacterium DNA region includes the following protein-coding sequences:
- the purC gene encoding phosphoribosylaminoimidazolesuccinocarboxamide synthase; its protein translation is MGSVKDLTVIEKPTENEPGIGRFVFSDRYSVFDWGEMPDHISKKGQAICIATAYYFEKLEQSGIKTHYLGLIEDGKTKRLNDLKTPSDTMEVKLLRVIKPELKGDNKYDYSIYKKEKRNFLIPLEVIYRNALPAGSSVFKRLKEGTIKPSDIGFDRIPEPGQILKNPIYDVSTKLEITDRYLTWDEAKEISNLSDEELVQMKKILSFVNELINKETQKLGLFNEDGKIELGFDENRNFVLVDALGTLDECRFTFDGMPVSKEIARIYYRKTDWFKDVEEAKKKDRVHWKSIVRTKPPHLPEELYKGICLIYQAYANELTGKKWFDAPSLRKILEDIKKWVL